In Choloepus didactylus isolate mChoDid1 chromosome 18, mChoDid1.pri, whole genome shotgun sequence, the genomic stretch AtccaaaatgcaggaatgtagaAGTGAAAATTTCTTAACTGCTAAAATTAAGAATACGTTATATAAGTGTATGTACCATCaagagaaaaacaagtaaaagtgttaattgaaaaaaaaaagaatataaagtttCCAACACTCATGACAATCACACACAAAATGAAGTGATATAGCTAAAATTAAGAAGTTCTCTCCATTCtttatgtttcaaatatttaagggcacaattaaaaagaaaaacagacgaCTTTGCTAAAAGTAAAGAAGATCCTTTCACTTAAAGGGGAAGTGCTTACAAATCCATGGAACTAAGATTAAAGTGGAGACCATAATCAAATCCTTAACaagtataccacattttgatacTCTTTATAAGGTTATTTTTGAGTCAGGAAAATATCCAAAGACAGATGATTCTTCCCTGTGTGCTTCCCCCACCACTTAATAAGAGGTTTATCCATCTCTTTGTACCATCAAATGCAGCTGACTACCCCAGGTATTTGAATTCCCAAATAATTTAATGCAATGTTTAGTCAAGGAACACTTTATCACATATAACATAACATCACATGGAAATAAAttcttggtatttttaaaattcaagttttccacaaataaaatttcagttacTAGTTACGAAATGGCAAGACTGATTCCTTGAGATATCAAAGAAAGAACATGAGAAAAGTATAGATTAAAGGGCTTCACAAATATAAAGCACAATTAAATTGTTAGACTCTtgataaaaagtaatttttcctAGGTTCAAGGCTCAAGTCTGTTTGAATTCTTGAACTGTCCAACATCAACAAAACACTAATTAcgaatatgctttttaaaaagccagaaaaACAATGAGCTGTCATCGTGTCAGGAGAAGATGCCCCCTCAGCTGGTGCTGGACAAAAGAGGCTTCCGGTATTTGCATTGAATCCAAACTCGGTACATAGTCAGCTGTTTCCCCCGGTTCACTTGCAATCGATGATCCACCAGGTTCTGAATTTTTTCCAGCCCAGCAGTAGTGAAAAGTGTGTCCAATTCCTCTAGTTTGGAAAAGAgaagatgtttatttttttcctctgaagaaaaagcattttgtCTACCACTTAGCACATTAAATGAGGCTCCCATGAGATTGCtgtcattatttatatattttaagtggCCTGAGCAGAGCATTTTGTTATAAATGTAGTGTTTGGTAACAGCAAGTTCATCTTTAGATAGGGGAAGCCAAACTACCCGGAAAGAGAAACCTGGCACTCCTAGAGAGATCTCAGTGTCAGCTGAATGGGGAGGAAATTTTTAAGAAGATGAAAGCTGATGGGCTTCAGGCCAGGGGGTTTTAAACTTCtggtctgtttttcttttagggCTATGTGGACACTTTAAAGTTATATGCAAAAATCTGCATACACATATGTCAAATCAACTTTTTAGGGAGAGAGATTCGGTAGCTTCAACCAAAGGCTTAAAATGTGAGCTAACAGAGAAGTCAGGGGCCCAGGAATGGAGAAATCATAAGGCacttgggggaggaggggaaggaagcagaAATAACAGAGGACAGAGTTGTATGGATTATACCTGGAACCCAGTGAGAAATGCGTTCACCTTCATGCACAACCCCACTTAGAAGGTAAAACAGGCTGGACTGGAAAGGAATCTTGCAAAACAGGTTGGTTTCCCATTTTGGACAAGGTGGAAGAGAGGGACGAGAAGACAGTGGAAGAGCAAAGGCAGAGGACTGCAGGCACACACAACCCGAGAACAGCTTGGGTTGGCCTGAGGGTGGGCAACTGCAGGAAAAGGCTGCAAAAGGTAGGAGGGGCTAGATAACTATTTCTGAATGTACACTGAGGACCATATAATCTGGTATTTGGGGGCTCTTTAGCCTAAATAAAGATGAGTTTTCATACCTTGTGTGAAGAAGTAAACTCTAGTGCCATCACCTCTTACATAGAAATTTTCAGACAGACATTGACCTGCAGAGTGACATTGAATTCCATCGATATCAAATGtgcattaaaatatcaatttcttAGGCAAAGAACACAAACCTTTCTTGGTTAGACTTGGTATTTTGGAGGAGTTTGCAATTTCTCTCCTACAAAGTAATGGTGCTTTGAAGAACAGCAGCCCAATGGAAATAACAatacttcaaaaaagaaaaaaatcaagcaatAGAGCTAAGTTTGAGGAAATAGCCACCATTACCACTCTGACAATCCCTTGACCTGTCTCTTCAGGTGTCTACACATACATTCAcaagcaccacacacacaccatttttaTCACGGACACTCCTCTTTTGCTGCTAACCTCCCAACCTTACCTCGATTTAACAACTAACTGTGTAATACTTCTATGCTTTTTTGAATGTCAATATAGTCATATACatatacacccacacacatatgtatacgtatgtattttatatatatttttccttttcttttcagtaaCTGTCATACAAATAAGGGATTGAGTTTAAAACACTCATCTGTATACCTCTTTGCTCACTTAGCAACAAAATGGAAATCCCTCTAAGCCTAGTAGTGCAGGTCTACCCACAAAATTTCATGATCCAGAAGCATTcattttgtttccagtttttgcttGTACATGTTAGGTACTGCTTCTTTGATCTCTACAGAGAATTCCCAAAAGGACCACTGGGTTAGATAGTGCCAGGGTGCTTAAAAGAAGGCCAGGCCTTCTTCATATCTCTACTAATAATGGAGAAGCAAATCTCTTTTTTagtgttatttttaattcatttcattgcCTATGAGTGAAGatgagcacattttgtttattggttGCTTGGACATGCTCGTCTATAAACTGACTCTAAgtattttttgcctatttttcagtTGGGCTGTTGATATTTTCCTTCTCAATTTGCTGACAGCCCCATGAACAGCACAGATATTAACTCTTTTATCTGTTAAATGCACTGAAAATATTTCTCCTCAATCTATTgtgtcttttaactttttttttttaattagaaaagttgtgggtttaaagaaaaatcatgcattaaatacagggttctcatttaccaccctattattaacaccttgcatttgttacaactgatgaaagcccACTTTTATAACTATACTATAACTATActccatggcttaacttagggttGTACTGTTCCAcgaactatttttaaaactttttattctagtaccttTTAATGGTAACTTTTGCCATAccacatttaaaattaattaggtaatcaaatgtcttttaaaaaagataattcttGGGTTTTACAGCTGTCTTGGTTAAAGAGACCTTTACAATGCCTAGATGTACAATGGTCTCAAGTTTTCTCCAAAAATATACCAGCCTTgtcatatattacatttatttatgtagAGAGATCTAAGTCTAgattctttattctgttccactgatctgtatGTCTATTCTGATGGTGGTGAAATACCTTTTTTAAACCGGAGCTGAGCCATGTCATAGCGGCCATAATCTCGCAGAAGCATCAACCCTCCAGGCCTCAGAAGGCTGCTCAGTCTGTCAATCGCCTTCTGCATCCtggggggcagcagggagggAAGATCAGGACTCCATAAGGACAGGGTTCCATTCCACCTTGACACACTAAGCTCCCTGAAATCTTGGCTTCTTTGCCCTGAGTACAAATCCAAACCTCTGACGTGCTTTTGCTTCCCGCTTACAACTGTgggcccccacccacccctgtcAGTATGAAGAGGCCTGAGGACTACTTGTCTTTGCTGCTGAGCCCCACCACGGGGAAAAAGGTTATGCGCCCTCCGCCGGGCTCACTTCCTACTCATCCTGGCACAGCCTCCATGGGAAGCTGTCCCTGCCCTGTACTCACAGGGCTCTCTGAGCGGAAACTTGACCACCCACTACAGGGACTACTAGTTGACTCATCTGCCTGCCACACCAGGTGTGACCTCTTTGAATGCAGACTGTGTCTTTCACCTTTATATTCTTAGCACATACAATGCTTAACAAACATTTGTTACATGGAAACTTCAGGAACCGACAATCTACATGGTGAGACAATAAGCACGCAAAGGAGTACTATGGACAGAGTGCTTTACACTCATATCTGCACTTTCCATAAACAGGGTATCCTGAAAGTCTTGGTGCAGGTTTAAGCTTTAATAATTCAGAAGTACAAATGCTACTAATGTATAAAAATCATCATTTGAAAgtttaattatttacattttgaatgaaattttaattcaGTGTTTTGTTTCAGTCcatgttagtttttaaaatgtgtagcATTTAAACCTGTGAAGTCATTAAAGCTTAGAAGCGTGCCAGGCTATCCTCTACATGCCTTTATTTCACCCTCGTAACATCCCTGTGAGGTCCAGGGAGTAAGTCTATTCTAGAGGTGTTCACTCACTCGCCTGCAGTCTCACAGCTCCTGCCTGGTGGAGCCAGCACAGGGTCCTTGGCCCACCATGAGTCCCACCAGGTTCTAGGCACACCAGAGATGTTTCCCTCTGGCTGACACCTGCTAACCTTGACCTTTAACACTGACTTGACTTCATCATCCTTCCCACTATCCTAATCCCATGGTTCTGGGGGTGTGGTTTGCCCAGACCACAGGTCCCTGACAAGCCCCTGGCCTCAGTCCTGACTCACTGGTGCCTGGCAGTGACCAGGACTAATTTGGTGTCAGCTGATGGTGCCTGAATATCTTAGTCCCCATATCTGTTACCAGCTCTGCTTCCTTGAAATAGGAGTTTCACTGGAATTAGTGCCTGCCTGATGTGTATGAGGTTTTAATCGTATATTTTAAGAGACAGCATTTAACTTTCTACCTAATCCTGACTTTATGGAATTCCCCTGTTCTGCAGTTTACAAAGAACATAAACATAAGAGAACAGGGTTACCTTAGTTAATCGTCAATGCAATCTCTGTGTTCTGTTAATAAGCTTGATttatttaatgcatttaaaaGGCCAACAATGCAGTGTTATCTAAGAACTGTGGCACCCACAGCTCTAAAACAACATGCTATGAGATTATCAACAGTGGGGAATTTCTTCACACACCTCTCCATTCTTTGTGACTGTTAAAcagtaaaatgaaaagaagaaccAACCATTATGGTCAATGAGCAGAGGTTTGGAAGCCAAAACAGAAGGTGGACTTAAATGTGGCAAATGGTTGAGACACTCATGTTATATTGCTATGGATGTGTCCTCTAGTAAATCTAACAGACCCAAATAAAGTCTTTTTAATGTAGTGCCTGACTTTGATATACCAAAGTCCCTGACCAAAGCTTTGTTTTGTTACACTACTGGTATAGAGACCAAAAACTTACTTGTCTggaacaattgatgaaagaacaaatatgaGAATGATGATATCAAGACTGCCTTTTGGCATTGGGTAATTCTTATCTTCATCACAGAGATCATGAACAAAGGCAAAACACCGAGAAGGCTCATACTCTGAATTTGTCTGCAGTTAGCAGATGGAAAAGAGACAAATTGGTTAGAAAAAGTTACTGTGGCCTCAAGACAAGCTTAtcttatttgaaatataattacTGCTACTGTTTCCTGAGGGATATAGTTCTAATGCTTATAATCTGTGCCTTTTAAGGGCAAATCCAAAAGGTGACAATCAGAAATAACTGGAAGGAACCCCTTTTCCTTTAATCGGTGAAAATACTGACAGGAGCCACAGCACTCACCTGGACCAGCTCCACAGCTGTGGAAGAAAAATCACAACAGTAAACAAAGAGTCCTGGGTCACTGAAACGGACAGGAAAAAACATAGAACAATCAGTTTACAAACTGGACTATATGTACTCCCTTTCCTGTGTTAACAGGGTTAACATATCAAATGGCAGAAATGGCAGAGTACCAGTCGTCCAAAGAAATCACACCTATCAGTTACAACGTACTTCATTCTGGTTAAAATCTTTTTTGATTAATATCCTCTTTCACGCCCTATGGATATAGCTAATACAAGGTCtcattaaacaatcagtgagttccAAAACAATGTCTTCCTCTCTTGCTCTATCTACAGAAACCTTTTCTTTCAAATCAACCCTTGCCTGATGGCACCATGAGAATTCTTGCATCTTCTCTCCAAGCTACCTCAGTACTTTCTCCATGCCAGGAACACATGTGTACCCATCTGACTCACCTCCACCACACTGTGAATGCTATGACAGCAGAGATCacatctttcatttattcattcaccaaacaTTTACTAAGGGTCTACTATGTATTAGATGTTATCCTAGATGTTTAGGgagacaaagataaataagacaaaATCCTTGTGCTTATGGTTCTCATTATCCCCAATGTCTTGCACAAGTCTTGGCACATGGTAGCAacacaataaatgttaaattaaacCAATATTAATAATTACCAAAATTACTTTCAATTATGAAATGTAATACATATTTCATCTGAAGAGACTACATAAATCGtgttgaaaatataaaacaatctgTAATTCCAGAATTTTTTTGAGGGGGAGGGGGGGCAGGTCAGCAGAGACAAGGACATAACAAATATTATTGtaacagtgatttaaaaaaatatattttatttatttaattttattttatttttccacagtGGTTATCTTTGGATGGTGGGATGACTGGTGATGCTTGTTTCTTCTGTGTTTATctatattttccaagttttctattCTGAGCATGTACTacttttgaaatcagaaaaatatgGTGAAGATTTATGAGAAAAAACACATGCAAAGAACTACATACACTGAGGTCCTTAATTGGGCTTTGTGGATAAAACTGCATTTCAAAATAAGTGGtttcctctattttattttatacatttaaaaaaacattaggCTGAGAAAATCtatagaaaggaaataaattagtGGTGGCCTAGGGCTTGGGGCGCGGGGAGGCAGGAAAAAGGGAGtgattgctaatgggtatggTGTATCTTTTgtgggtaataaaaatgttctaaaattgattgtagtgctggctgcacaactctgtgtatatactaaaaaccactgaattgtacacttcaaattaTAACAAAGCtgttatatataaaaacaaacaaaaaaacacatcagCCTAAAAAGGGATCCAAAGGTTTAACCAGATATGGCACAAAAAAATGTTACAAACCTCTTCTATAAATGGTGTGCATTAAGGCAACACAAGAAACATATTAGAGGGCTAGAGACTACAGAGCTGGATTATATTAATTAGGGAAGTTTTCTGGACATTTACAACAAAatttgaggaaggaaggaaagatagtCTAGTAGAAAAGGTAGAAGACATTTGGGGAAATTTGGGGAGTTAGGGAATCAGTGTGTCACCAGTTAGAATGAGGGATAAGAAAAGGACATTCTTCAAATTTAAATAAAGGATGAATGAAAGCATTTTTTTGAAAGGAACAGTTTATGGctcaaagaaacacaaaatgagtgtttttaaaaaacGGCATacgttgtggaaaacagtttggcggtcctcagaaagttaactacAGAACTGTCACATGAtttggcaatcctacttctagatatatacccaaaagaattgaaatcagagacttgaacagatatttgcacaccaatgttcacagcagcattattcacaatggccaaaaggcagaagcaaccaAGTTCCActgacagatgaatgaataaacaaaatatggtatatacatatgatggaataccattTGGCTGTAAAaacgaatgaagttctgatgaacATCGTGGATAAActgtgaagacatcatgttgactgctataagctagacacaaaaggacaaatagtgcatgatttcacttatttAATATAATTAGAATACGGAAATTCACAAAGCtagaaactagaatgcaggttaccaggggatgggtagagacggggaatgggaagttaatgcctaattggtatggagtttctctttggggtgatggaaaagtttttgtaatggatggtgacaacggtggcacaacattgtggatgtaaattaccaccactgaattgtataattgaaagaggataaaatgggaaattttaggttgtatgtacattatcagaattaaaaacaaaaaatgatagaactgtataacaccaacagtgagccctaatgtaaaagTCCTAGTTTACATTAATAAGTCATAATTATGAGTTAATAGTATATTTATAACATTGTTTTATCAAGTGTAACAAAGTCACCACACTAATGCgaaatgctaataatagggaaagtatgtgtgtgggggcagtatatggaaattctgtagttcttgcatttttctgtaaacccacaacttctctaataaaaacaaaaatctctgataaacaaaacaaaacaaatataggGCATAAACTTGTATAGAATTTTGAAAGCCATACAACTGATTCCTAGGTAGTAGAGAGCCTTTCAATCCCAAGTAACCAAATTATATGAACAAGCAGTTTCTAGCAAGACACCGAACACATCAAGAGCAGAACAATCTCTTCTTCATCTTAAGCTACTACAAACTTGTCAAGTTTTCTTATAAATTTCTAACaacaaaatgtgtatttttaatcaGGCTGTCTCACTAAATCCAATTAATAAGTATTGTAGGCTAAACTAACAAAATTATTTATGTGGAACCTTTTCTATGAGTAGCTTGAAAAGAGACAACCATCATGTACGTCAACTTCCTTAACTCCAACAGGGGTAACGACAGCCTCGCTACAGGATGTTCCTCAGATATCATGAGTGGAGAAACCAAACATGTACCTTACAGAAAGGCACTATAAACATTGTAAGAGACTTCAAATTTTACTGATTTCCCTGATGACAAAGGTAACTTATACCTCAAATTAAAACAACCCACAAATGGTTATTGTAGAAATTTAAATCCCCTGTAaaccatatgtgctggtttgaatctattatgtaccccacaaaaaccatgttctgtTAATCCATCTTGCGGGGgcagatttattgtgggtgggacctttgattaggttgtttccatggagttaaGAACCATTCAATTGTGAGTGGggactttgattagattatttccattgagatgtgaccccacccattcaaggtgggtcttaattagtttactggtgtcttCTCTGAGACCATAAaagtcagagacattttgaagagaccaGAGAGACACTAGAGAGAaaacgcccagagacattttggagaaagccattttgaaaccagaacccaagaggacaagcagatgttgccatgtgccttcccatgtgacagaggaaccctagatatcattggcctttcctcagaggagGTATCTaaatcttgatgccttaatttatacattttcatgagcttagaactgtaaatttgcaaccaaataaatcccctttgttaaaagccagtccatttctgatatatattgcattttggcagctttagcaaaccgaacacCATGCTTCTCCCAAACTATGCCAATAGTTTTCAGAAATAACAACCTCTCCACTTTTCACCTCTTCACTGTCATGTAGTTCAACTTTACAACATACTTACTTGTTAGTTTGTAAAATTGGAAAGACTGTGTTTCCCACACCACAACCAACCTGCAGATAGAAATGAACTATTACTCACAGAACTTTTCAAAGTTTTAATTTCCCTGAAACTGGGTAACCAATAATAATTTTGTCTCATTATTTTAGGGAAGGTATAGTGTTCAGACCTGAATAATACCCAGCATATTCCCTGATCTTGACCTTAGGAATGGAAGAGGTGGTTATAAAAGACAAGACTATGGGCTACCACTAGCAAAAGGGAGCTGGTCTAGAAAAAAAGGGCAtggttttcttctactttttgaGTTCTATCAAACGGTCCTAAAGATGCAATATTTTTTTCACTAAGCTCCACAATATTTGTGGGAAAAAGTTTCTAGTAGAATGGGCTGAAAATATTCTTGAGAAGGGGCCCATGGTAACCTTATCCATATGGTGTTGTGTGtggtaataataaaaacagtgaCCATTTCCTAAAGGATTATTTTGTGCCAGCCAGTGTTCTTAGccattttacatacattatctcaattAATTCTCTAATAACTATGACACAGAGAGACAGCAGCCCCACTCTGCCGGAAGGCGGTAAGGGACTTTCCGAGGTCACGCCGCCCAGTGGAGTGTAGAGCCTCCATCTGTGAATTTACATTATAGTATTTATCTAGACACTTTTCCCATTCTGGGCTCACCTTTACAATACCATCTATTCTCAGAAAACAGGAATTCACCCAGGCCTTAAAAACAGGCACCATTCATGTACCTCTGCTCATCTAACTGTATTATAAATGACACAAGTTGTCATGTGACTTGGCATTCTCTTCCAGGGTATCAGCTCTTTTGCCTATATAAGACAGTAGCAAAGTGGCCAACACAGCATGTCACTACAACATTTGGATGCAAAATGGGCATTCCCAGATAGTTATGGTCCACCTTTGTCTGCCATGATCACCAGATACCTGGTCTATATTTAGGACATTTcattagataaaaaaaaatggaggtgtTTCCAGGCCAACCCAAGAGTCAAATCTAGTCAGGTTCATCATCAGACAGAAGACACATTTTTGTGGTTACCCTGAGTCACCCCATGCACACAAAGATTAATAACTCAACTAGGGTAATGAAGGAAGGTTACCTCAAGTATTCGGTAGGTAGCTGAGGATCCAGGAAACTCTTCAGCACAAATATCAAGATGTCCAAGTTTCTGAGTTATATTCTCCCCAGGAGGCATCTGTGTTTTATGTCCAAGGCTGTTTGAAGAACACTGGTGCTGTTCTATTAAACCAGGTCTGTCCTCATTGCATCTGCATTCAGGTATTTCACTCTTATTTTCTGAGAGCAAATCCTTCAGGTGATTTTGGTTTTGGCTGGGTGCTAGTTCTGGGAATTCAGTAAAAAGCCAATGTCTATCCTTGAAAaatccattttcatggattttgTAGAAGTCATTCCAGTATTTGTGGGCATTGATCTCATAAtcaactgtgaatattttaaaaagaatcttaTGAACCAtctctcaaatattttatttgtatctaATATCAATTATCATTTTGCTTTACCAAAAGCATCTTGAAGTAGAGCCTGGAATCTCAGGGCTGGAGACACTTGAGACACTTGAGATAATTTAAAGGCAACAGATTTCAGTTTTCTGCTCTTTGTTAATACAGTAGTAGTGtagtagaaagaataaaaatctatGAAATTGGATTTTAGTTCCACCACTGCTACTACTAACTGCTTACCTCTGGGCAAGGCACTTAATGCTCTGAGGTCCAAGTTTCTTTAACTGTAAAGAGATCCCTTCCAACTTGCTTTGATCTAGTCTCTGTTTCTCAAACTAGGTTGAGAATGTTTTGTAACTAGACTCTTCTAA encodes the following:
- the METTL2A gene encoding tRNA N(3)-methylcytidine methyltransferase METTL2A isoform X3, whose amino-acid sequence is MAASCPEDWPADPSGKRQKFGSRFLSDPARIFHHNAWDNVEWSEEQAAAAERKVCENSAQRVPQEKQVDYEINAHKYWNDFYKIHENGFFKDRHWLFTEFPELAPSQNQNHLKDLLSENKSEIPECRCNEDRPGLIEQHQCSSNSLGHKTQMPPGENITQKLGHLDICAEEFPGSSATYRILEVGCGVGNTVFPILQTNNDPGLFVYCCDFSSTAVELVQTNSEYEPSRCFAFVHDLCDEDKNYPMPKGSLDIIILIFVLSSIVPDKMQKAIDRLSSLLRPGGLMLLRDYGRYDMAQLRFKKVLLFPLGCCSSKHHYFVGEKLQTPPKYQV
- the METTL2A gene encoding tRNA N(3)-methylcytidine methyltransferase METTL2A isoform X2, which translates into the protein MAASCPEDWPADPSGKRQKFGSRFLSDPARIFHHNAWDNVEWSEEQAAAAERKVCENSAQRVPQEKQVDYEINAHKYWNDFYKIHENGFFKDRHWLFTEFPELAPSQNQNHLKDLLSENKSEIPECRCNEDRPGLIEQHQCSSNSLGHKTQMPPGENITQKLGHLDICAEEFPGSSATYRILEVGCGVGNTVFPILQTNNDPGLFVYCCDFSSTAVELVQTNSEYEPSRCFAFVHDLCDEDKNYPMPKGSLDIIILIFVLSSIVPDKMQKAIDRLSSLLRPGGLMLLRDYGRYDMAQLRFKKEELDTLFTTAGLEKIQNLVDHRLQVNRGKQLTMYRVWIQCKYRKPLLSSTS
- the METTL2A gene encoding tRNA N(3)-methylcytidine methyltransferase METTL2A isoform X1, producing MAASCPEDWPADPSGKRQKFGSRFLSDPARIFHHNAWDNVEWSEEQAAAAERKVCENSAQRVPQEKQVDYEINAHKYWNDFYKIHENGFFKDRHWLFTEFPELAPSQNQNHLKDLLSENKSEIPECRCNEDRPGLIEQHQCSSNSLGHKTQMPPGENITQKLGHLDICAEEFPGSSATYRILEVGCGVGNTVFPILQTNNDPGLFVYCCDFSSTAVELVQTNSEYEPSRCFAFVHDLCDEDKNYPMPKGSLDIIILIFVLSSIVPDKMQKAIDRLSSLLRPGGLMLLRDYGRYDMAQLRFKKGQCLSENFYVRGDGTRVYFFTQEELDTLFTTAGLEKIQNLVDHRLQVNRGKQLTMYRVWIQCKYRKPLLSSTS